One window of the Nocardia huaxiensis genome contains the following:
- a CDS encoding SRPBCC family protein, with protein MTTSALPALSDIPEEVVPGVLRIENSDREATTPIILDMLRSVYPHDQVFGEFCPVQGYIDAPPRELFEYLSDTRSLEEWTYSLRGFEQTEEPGLWVSYDRLGPNTRIYTRTVANPESMTVDYHCAWDQGEHLWMIYLMRVVDAQVVFDKPGSVVLWNNCHHPFYDKNPYQDTAPEGRKVWVGDFWEMFSAGHQLELDNLKAIAEYRVSHGLPVKPAWMD; from the coding sequence GTGACAACCAGCGCCCTGCCCGCACTCAGCGACATCCCCGAGGAGGTGGTGCCCGGCGTGCTGCGCATCGAGAACTCCGACCGGGAGGCCACCACCCCGATCATCCTCGACATGCTGCGGTCGGTGTATCCACACGACCAGGTCTTCGGCGAATTCTGCCCCGTACAGGGGTATATCGACGCGCCGCCCCGGGAACTGTTCGAATACCTTTCGGACACACGGTCTCTGGAGGAGTGGACATACAGCCTGCGCGGCTTCGAACAGACCGAGGAACCGGGGCTGTGGGTGTCCTACGACCGGCTGGGCCCCAATACCCGCATCTACACCCGCACGGTCGCCAACCCGGAATCCATGACGGTCGACTACCACTGCGCCTGGGATCAGGGCGAACACCTGTGGATGATCTACCTCATGCGGGTGGTCGACGCACAGGTGGTGTTCGACAAGCCCGGGTCGGTGGTGCTGTGGAACAACTGCCATCACCCGTTCTACGACAAGAACCCCTACCAGGACACCGCGCCCGAGGGCCGCAAGGTGTGGGTGGGCGACTTCTGGGAGATGTTCTCCGCGGGCCACCAACTGGAACTGGACAACCTCAAAGCCATTGCCGAATACCGGGTTTCGCACGGACTGCCGGTCAAGCCGGCCTGGATGGATTGA
- a CDS encoding 3-oxoacyl-ACP synthase III family protein gives MDFTDPNLRTVPVSLVDVSSYLPGKPVGTEYFTQFSRSERMAKNVMFRAPKARHHVQRDETAVDMAERAVAGLIERHGAQEISNIDVLLTHTQLPDNPVLGCGPEVARRLNMRPGWVFDVHNGGCAAFVHMMSLARMILRTTDARTALIVTAQNCAGPVFTQTEIRGLAQAPVPGDGCGAGLLVKNNDAPILDIECRTYPEFAGDMDFSTGSDRKYWEPGEGQGCVTFSESKVAKVFSRGNRLVPEVALTVCERIGVKSRDIDTFVTNQPNRLFLRNWHDALELPAERHPDTFDDCGNLFAAGIPVTLDTENRAGRLRNGSIVLMSAFAHAGDFAGAAAVRWGAAR, from the coding sequence ATGGATTTCACCGACCCGAACCTGCGGACCGTGCCCGTCAGCCTGGTGGACGTTTCCAGCTACCTGCCCGGAAAGCCGGTCGGCACCGAGTATTTCACCCAGTTCTCCCGCTCCGAACGCATGGCCAAGAATGTCATGTTCCGGGCGCCCAAGGCTCGCCACCACGTGCAGCGTGACGAGACGGCGGTGGACATGGCCGAGCGCGCAGTCGCCGGCCTGATCGAACGCCATGGGGCGCAGGAGATCTCGAATATCGACGTGCTGCTCACCCACACCCAGCTGCCGGACAATCCGGTGCTCGGCTGCGGCCCGGAGGTGGCGCGGCGGCTGAACATGCGACCCGGCTGGGTCTTCGACGTGCACAACGGCGGCTGCGCGGCCTTCGTGCACATGATGTCGCTGGCCCGGATGATCCTGCGCACCACCGATGCCCGCACCGCGCTCATCGTGACCGCGCAGAACTGCGCGGGGCCGGTGTTCACCCAGACCGAGATCCGCGGGCTCGCTCAAGCACCGGTGCCCGGAGACGGTTGCGGCGCAGGACTTCTCGTGAAGAACAACGACGCGCCGATCCTCGACATCGAATGCCGCACCTATCCCGAATTCGCGGGCGACATGGATTTCAGCACCGGATCCGACCGCAAGTACTGGGAGCCCGGAGAGGGCCAGGGCTGCGTCACCTTCAGTGAATCCAAAGTGGCCAAGGTGTTCTCGCGCGGCAACCGCCTCGTCCCGGAGGTGGCGCTGACCGTGTGCGAGCGCATCGGGGTGAAGAGCCGCGATATCGACACCTTCGTCACCAATCAGCCCAACCGGCTGTTCCTGCGCAACTGGCACGACGCACTGGAACTGCCCGCCGAACGCCATCCCGACACCTTCGACGACTGCGGAAACCTGTTCGCCGCAGGCATTCCCGTCACCCTCGACACCGAGAACCGGGCGGGCCGGCTGCGCAATGGATCCATCGTGCTCATGTCGGCCTTCGCGCACGCCGGAGACTTCGCGGGCGCGGCGGCCGTGCGGTGGGGCGCGGCTCGATGA